The genomic DNA CTGATTGAATTGTCGTTATACTTCTTTTCCAAAGAGAGCGAGGGGGAGACACTTCAGAGGGTCCGTTCAGGCAGTTGGATTTTCCTGATCGGAAGCCTTTGTTCAATCATCGTTGTGAAATCAAGCTTCCTTTTACCGTTCATCTTTTTATTATCCTGTTTTGTCTATTTCTTCTACTTCGTATTCAAAGCTAGTGAAACATTAAGTACTGCTGGAATGTTCGGCTTGATCTTCATGCACATCCTCTTTTGGATTTGCTTTTTCATCGGTGTATCCTATGCCGTTTTGAAAGTATATAAAGCCTTCATGTCTGGAATCATGCCGACCTGAAACATACAAAAAAGAGACGCCTTACGAGGCGTCCTTTTTGTTAGGGCTGCGCTTTTTGCATGATATCCTTCCAAATTTTCAAATGCAGGA from Pseudalkalibacillus sp. SCS-8 includes the following:
- a CDS encoding DUF5366 family protein — encoded protein: MGKNTYLTGYFPLFSIILFSSSFGFYTEVYLVEQLERLGIYRGMTELFSVIQIQLALWFVCTLLFFMLFAALKLISDTLIELSLYFFSKESEGETLQRVRSGSWIFLIGSLCSIIVVKSSFLLPFIFLLSCFVYFFYFVFKASETLSTAGMFGLIFMHILFWICFFIGVSYAVLKVYKAFMSGIMPT